The following proteins are encoded in a genomic region of Debaryomyces hansenii CBS767 chromosome G complete sequence:
- a CDS encoding DEHA2G10582p (no similarity), translating to MEVQMEDDDDVEDGDEGVLKWMRLYGNGKPGQ from the coding sequence ATGGAAGTGCAAATGgaagatgatgacgatgtAGAGGATGGCGATGAAGGGGTATTGAAATGGATGAGATTATACGGCAACGGAAAACCTGGGCAATAG